In Antedon mediterranea chromosome 10, ecAntMedi1.1, whole genome shotgun sequence, one genomic interval encodes:
- the LOC140061243 gene encoding carbohydrate sulfotransferase 11-like: MSTNINSKARTHVYKTVKSEKETSDNFMQRYSLIHAKRINHTREMCRFYRDKIPKPVNTPLLLVNEEHKIVYCQTPKAGTVSWCRILLILAGYKNYTEVMNMTAPEVSSAWKTNVTIFQRFSYKKQREIMDTYTKFMFVRHPFSRLLSAFNQKLGPHLQSYGRFQDIFNQILKNFKWDHNDKSQTVKFKDFLNLVINGSARHSSDHWREMYTVCYPCDVPYDIIGYFEDIENDSKYIFNLTNIHNLKFPRSTGAHLTNSSSKDILRNEFSSIPIPILGELYNKFKYDFTLFGYDMPIAIP, from the exons ATGTCAACTAACATAAATTCAAAAGCAAGAACACAT GTGTACAAGACAGTCAAAAGTGAAAAGGAAACAAGTGATAACTTTATGCAAAGATATTCACTTATTCATGCAAAAAGGATTAACCACACCAGGGAGATGTGTCGGTTTTATCGAGACAAAATTCCTAAACCAGTAAACACTCCTCTTCTTTTAGTTAACGAGGAACACAAAATAGTTTATTGTCAAACACCAAAAGCAGGGACTGTGAGCTGGTGCAGAATTTTGTTGATTCTTGCAGGGTATAAGAACTACACGGAAGTAATGAATATGACCGCACCAGAAGTTAGCTCAGCATGGAAAACAAATGTTACAATTTTTCAAAGATTTTCATATAAAAAGCAAAGGGAGATAATGGATACATACACAAAGTTTATGTTTGTAAGGCATCCATTTTCACGTTTATTATCAGCCTTTAACCAAAAACTAGGGCCACATTTACAGAGTTATGGTCGTTTCCAAGACATATTTAACCAAATTCTTAAAAATTTCAAATGGGATCACAACGACAAAAGCCAAACAGTGAAATTCAAAGACTTCCTAAATTTGGTCATAAATGGAAGTGCTCGCCATTCTTCTGATCATTGGCGGGAAATGTATACTGTCTGCTATCCATGTGATGTTCCTTATGACATCATAGGTTACTTTGAAGATATTGAAAATGAttcaaaatacatatttaaccTTACgaatattcataatttaaaatttccTCGATCTACTGGAGCTCATCTTACCAACAGTTCTTCTAAAGATATATTAAGAAATGAATTTTCTTCCATTCCAATTCCTATTTTGGGGGAACTatacaataaatttaaatacgACTTTACACTGTTTGGCTATGATATGCCTATAGCTATACcctaa